Proteins from a genomic interval of Lycium ferocissimum isolate CSIRO_LF1 chromosome 2, AGI_CSIRO_Lferr_CH_V1, whole genome shotgun sequence:
- the LOC132037829 gene encoding senescence-associated carboxylesterase 101 — MSQFSLFSSGQELANLVVNSDLLHHSWVTISDLITYLNNNPTNPAPILYKVYPYNSNGAIIAFVSSPTCTVQKEMVSSEDLKGSQVPFDFISTKLNPHFSVNKAAISLFALLLNELSALKEQLGSFSPLIITGLSLGGSVASLFTLWLLDNISPKDNNKRPTCITFGSPLLGDSCLQQAISERLSWNSSFLHVVSNQDPVPRFLVSPANGFAGSIPQSCFYKPFGTFLMCSDSGCSCFEEPESVLDLLMVMNSNNQNQNNGFLIFDYEQILEHLKHYEQILERLKHRVICKGTSQLCDFRVNQLQAGINLQLEAIGIGGEHTSYMSFLRNTMEKRVEESFLKKKNAFDPGKKLNKMKEAMAWLEWYKKVTLNEGGYYDSFKFSGSRSRDEVKSRQEIVKHHRTLTKYWKIMVAEVEKLPQKEEAAFRTRWLYAGTNYRRMVEPLDIAEYYMKLGNRDYVHLGRSEHYKQLEKWMIEDKPSGSGNNRRKAASLTEDSCFWAYVEEAILSSKRLREGSLEEKKNSLRDLVIFGEYVMSLIMSYSVSSEVFQPQSSFMKWWKEYRQDILSSLNNLPLAFYMENREYQSYA, encoded by the exons ATGAGCCAGTTTTCCTT GTTCAGCAGTGGCCAAGAATTGGCAAACTTGGTGGTGAACTCAGATCTACTTCATCATTCTTGGGTTACAATATCTGACCTTATTACTTACTTGAATAATAATCCAACTAACCCTGCTCCAATTTTGTATAAAGTTTACCCGTACAATTCAAATGGTGCTATTATTGCTTTTGTTTCCTCCCCCACCTGTACTGTTCAGAAAGAAATGGTCTCTTCAGAGGATCTTAAAGGTTCCCAAGTTCCTTTTGACTTCATTTCTACCAAACTCAACCCTCATTTCTCAGTTAATAAAGCAGCAATATCCCTTTTTGCCTTACTGCTGAATGAGCTCTCTGCCCTTAAAGAACAG TTGGGCAGCTTCAGTCCACTAATAATCACTGGACTTTCTTTGGGAGGTTCTGTGGCATCTCTCTTCACTCTCTGGCTACTCGACAACATTTCTCCAAAGGACAATAATAAGCGCCCCACTTGCATCACTTTTGGTTCGCCCCTTCTCGGCGACAGTTGCCTGCAACAGGCCATATCAGAGCGTCTGTCATGGAATTCAAGCTTTTTGCACGTAGTCTCAAACCAAGATCCGGTCCCCAGATTTTTAGTTTCACCTGCTAATGGCTTTGCTGGTTCTATTCCTCAATCTTGTTTTTACAAGCCATTCGGTACATTTCTGATGTGCTCAGATTCAGGCTGCTCTTGTTTTGAGGAACCTGAATCAGTTTTAGATCTTCTGATGGTAATGAACTCAAATAACCAAAATCAGAACAATGGTTTCTTGATCTTCGACTATGAGCAGATTCTGGAACACCTCAAGCACTATGAGCAGATTCTGGAACGCCTCAAGCATAGAGTAATCTGTAAGGGAACTTCTCAGCTGTGTGACTTTAGAGTGAATCAACTTCAAGCAGGCATCAATCTACAGCTAGAAGCAATTGGAATTGGTGGAGAG CACACAAGCTACATGAGCTTTCTTAGGAACACAATGGAGAAAAGAGTGGAAGAATCTTTCTTAAAGAAGAAGAATGCCTTTGATCCTGGCAAGAAGCtaaacaaaatgaaagaagCTATGGCTTGGCTAGAATGGTACAAGAAGGTGACCCTAAATGAAGGAGGCTACTACGATAGTTTCAAATTCAGCGGTTCACGAAGCAGGGATGAAGTCAAAAGCAGACAAGAAATTGTCAAGCACCACAGAACCCTCACTAAGTACTGGAAAATAATGGTTGCAGAAGTAGAAAAATTGCCACAAAAAGAGGAGGCAGCTTTTCGTACTCGCTGGCTATATGCAGGGACAAATTATAGAAGGATGGTTGAACCACTTGACATAGCTGAATACTACATGAAATTAGGGAATAGAGACTATGTACATCTTGGAAGATCAGAGCACTATAAACAGTTGGAAAAATGGATGATAGAAGACAAACCTTCTGGAAGTGGTAACAACAGAAGGAAGGCTGCTAGCCTCACCGAGGATTCTTGCTTTTGGGCATATGTGGAGGAAGCTATTTTAAGTTCCAAAAGATTGAGAGAAGGCAgtttagaagagaagaaaaattcATTGAGGGATTTGGTTATTTTTGGGGAATATGTAATGAGTTTGATAATGAGCTATTCAGTATCCTCTGAGGTTTTCCAGCCTCAGAGTAGCTTCATGAAGTGGTGGAAAGAATATAGGCAAGATATTCTAAGCTCCTTGAATAATTTGCCTTTGGCCTTTTACATGGAAAACCGAGAATACCAAAGTTATGCTTAG